Genomic window (Chitinophaga parva):
GTTGTTCGGCCCAGTAGATATCTTTCAGCTCGTCTACCAGGAAGTTGTGCAGTTCTGAATCTGCCTGCTGATTGCGTGTGCGCGGTGCACTTGCTGTTTTTGTTGCCATAACATATCTTTTTTGAGGGTGAAGGTTTAGGGAAGTAGTGCAACAACGGGGCCACGGGCTTTACCTGGCAAGGGTTGTAGCTGAGTATGTAGCATTGTTTCCTGAAGCTGGTGCAAGGACTGCTCATCCGTAAGCGCTGGCATCAAATTTTTGTTGGTGGATTTTCCGGGAATGTTTAATATTGCGTAATCACTTACGTAATTAATTATAGTGTTATGGAGTTTTTTGATGAAGTAGGTAAAATGGCAATTGGCAGCCGGCTACGGATGCTTACAGAGACCATTACAGCAGACGCACAGCAGATCTATGCACTGCATAAAATAGACTTACAGCCCAAGTGGTTCCCGGTGTTTTATGTATTGAGCAGCGGGAAGCAGAAGACCATTACCGGCATTGCCAAAGAGATAGGCCACTCCCACCCTTCTGTGAGCAATATCATCCAGGAAATGGTGAAGAAAGGACTGGTAAAGGAAAAGAAAGACCCTGCGGATGGGCGCCGCACGCTGGTGAGCCTTTCGCCTAAAGGGAAGGCGTACACGGAGCGCATCAAAGACCAGTACCTTGATGTAAATGCTGCTATTGAAGAAATATCCGACCAGGCTAATCACGACCTGTGGAAGGCCATTGGAGAATGGGAGTTCCTGTTGAAACAAAAGTCGCTCCTGGAGCGGGTAAAGGCCCACCAAAAGCTGCGGGAAAGCCGGCAGGTGCGCATTGTACCGTATGAAAAGCAATATGCCACTGCATTCCGGGAACTAAATGAAGCATGGATCGCTAAATATTTTACGATAGAGCCTATGGACCGTGCCATGCTGGAAAATGCGGAGGCCAATATCCTGGGCAATGGGGGCTACATTTTCGTGGCGTTGTACAAAGGGGAAGTAGCCGGCGTATGCGCCCTGGTAAAGATGGACGACCCGGTGTATAAATATGAACTGGCCAAGATGGCCGTGTCTCCCGTGTTCCAGGGCAAGAATATTGGGTATTTGTTAGGGAAAGCGGTGCTGGACCAGGCGAAGGCGCTGGGAGCCCAACAGGTGTACCTGGAGAGCAACACTATGCTAAAACCCGCTATCAGCCTGTATCATAAGTTGGGCTTTGAGAAGGTTACGGGGCATGAAACGCCTTATGCGCGGTGTAATATACAGATGGCGGTGAGGTTAGGTTGTGAGCAGTAATTCATTTTCGGTCAACAGCATTCAGGTACAGGTTTCGCTGGTCTCAATCTTTGACCTCTATCCACACCGGCGCATGGTCACTGCTTTTCTCCCATCCCCGCACGTGTTTGTCTACGCCGGCTTTCAGCAGGCGTTTATCCACTTCGGGGCTTAGCAGGAAATGATCAATCCGCAGGCCTGCATTGCGGCCGTAGGCATCGCGGAAGTAATCCCAAAAGGTGTAGATCGTTTCATCGGGATGCAGCTTGCGGATGGCGTCCGTCCAGCCCTGGTCCACCAGGGTTTTAAACGCAGCGCGGGTTTCCGGGCGGAAGAGCGCATCATCTACCCAGCGTTCCGGTTTGTATACATCTTTTTCCGTGGGCATCACATTATAATCACCGGTAAGCACCACGGGTGAGCCCAGTGCCAGTAAGGTTTTGGCGTGCTGCTGCAGGCGCTGGAACCAGGCCAGTTTATAATCAAACTTGGGACCAGGCGCCGGGTTGCCGTTGGGCAGGTAAAGGCCACCTATAATGATGCCGCCTACATTGGCTTCAATGTACCGGCTGTGCGTGTCTTCATCATCGCCGGGCAGGGCGCGGCGTATTTCTTCAATAGGGGCGCTGCGTGAGAGGATAGCCACCCCGTTCCAGCTTTTCTGGCCATGCCAGATAGCCTTGTAACCCGCAGCGGCAATGGCGGCTTCGGGGATCTTTTCCTGGGGCGCTTTCAGCTCCTGCAGGCATACCACATCTGGTTTTGTTTCTTCCAGCCAGCGCAGGAGCACCGGCAGGCGGCTGTTGATGCCGTTCACATTGTAGGTGGCTATTCTCATCGTGTTGCATTTGGGGCCATGGCCCGGTCCGGGCCAAAAATGGCACAATTGTATCATATAAGCAATAAAAAAGCGGGTAATTCCGGCTGTGCGCGTATAAAAAAGGCCCGTCCCGGCCGAACCAGAACGGGCTTTCCCTATCCAATAATCAACTGCCTGTCCACGACAGGTTACAGCGCACAAGTACTTATACTAAAATGCATTGAGCTCTGCCAGGTGTGTGTACGTGGCGTTATAGCTGGTATTGATCGTTACTTTGAAATAACGGGCATCCCTAAACGAAGACAGGAACTGTGGTTGCAGGTCTTTGTTATTGGCCAGGGTAAAGGAGCCGCCGGAGGTCCAGGTCACATTATCCAGGCTGGTTTCCACTGTTACGTTCTGGGGCTTGCCCGAATTGTCCGACTGGCGGGGCAGGAAGGAAAGGCCATGCAGGGTCTTCACTTCTCCCATGTCAATGGTGATGTAATGCGGAGGCCCCGGCTGGCCGCCGGCCCACTGGGTGTGCCAGTAGGTATTGGGATCGCCATCCAGGCAAAAGATGGCCCGCCCGTTGTTGGGCCCTTCCCCGCTGGCCTCCTGGGATGAGAAGCTTATCACATTCCAGTGGCTGCGATCATAATCCGTATAGTCGGCCAGGTTAGGCTGGGCCCTTACCTTGAAGAAGGCGGTTTGCAGTTTGTCATTGATCTTTGCATTGGCACTTTCGATGCGCACGGCCAGCATAAAATCTTTGAGAATATCCATGGCTCCTTCCCCACCGGTCTTTACGGAAATGTATAAAGGGCCAGTGCTGGAGGCGCCGTGGGGTATCACTGCGGAGGTGGCGCCCAGCACATAGGTCTTTTCCGGCAGTACCGGGTAGCTGGTGCCGTTAGCCTGGTTAAAGCTGTCTACCAGGGCGTTATCCACGGAGAAGTTTACGACAATATCCTGGGTGGGTGCTTCCGCTCCACCATAGTTGGCAGAGTACACCATGGTTTGTGCGGTATCGGAGATCTTTAAACTATAGACAGCGGGGCTGGTGTAGGCCTGTGCCATGTAGATCTGTGTGTAGCTGGATACCGGCTGGTCGGGAAGGTCGTAATGATCTTTGCAACCGGCGCAAAGGGAAGCCAGCAGCGCTATCCAGGGCATGCATTTTTTATATCGTTGCATAACGGGTTCGTTTTGATCAAATAAAGAAGATTACCAGTTTGGGTTTTGTACCAGCAGTTTGCTGCGGTCCATATCATACTGGCTGATGGGCCACCAATAGTTGTTGGAGCGGAACAAATGCGTGGAGGCTACCTGGCGCCTGTAAAAGTCGTTGCCATCCTTGTTGATGTTCATGCCATGCATATCGCCCATCACGTTGGGCGCTATTTTCCAGCGGCGTATATCAAACCAGCGGTGGCTTTCAAAGGCCAGTTCTATGCGGCGTTCCGCATGGATCTTGTCCCGCATTTCCGCTTGTGTGCCGGGTACAGGCAGTGCATTGGTGCCGCTGCCGTATTGGGGAATACCGGCACGCTCGCGGATCATGTTCAGGTAGCGGGCAATGTCCGCATTACCGGGATCATATTCGTTGAGGGCTTCTGCATAGTTGAGATAGATCTCGCCCAGCCGGAAGATGATCTCCGGGCGGTCCTGCTTCTGCCCTGTACCACCCGCGCCGGCATTGGTTTGTGTGCCAACGTTCTTACGGATGAGGTAACCGGTGCGGCTCCAGTCTGTAGGATGGCCACCTTTGCCATTGGGCCCGCCATAGAAGAAACTTACCGGTGCCGCCGCCTTCATATTGCCCCCATAGAAAATGGAATTGTTAAACGTAATGTCTGTATAGAAGCGGGGCTCCCGGTTCATATACATGTTATAAAAAGTAGTGCCCAGTGTATCTGTGAAACCTTTTTCTACATACAGCGGTGATGCTGAAATGGACTTGCCATCTTTCATAAAATACGCATCCACCTGCTCCTGCGTGGCGGCTACACCGCACCAGCCACCCGCCTGGCGGGGCATGGCATTTACATCCCAGGCCACCAGGTTATTGCTTTTCCGTACAAAGATCTGCTCACTGTTCCACGCCACGAAGAAAATGCCCTGGAGTGATTTACTCACATCCCCACCGGGGTCTTTGTACAGGTGGTACAGGTTCAGGTCTATCACGGCTTTGGCCGCATCGGCTGCCTTCTTCCATTTCTCTTTGTCCACCGCCTGGCTGATCAGGGGCTTACCATCTTTATTTACAAAAGTGGCCTGCTCTGTGTTACCGTTATATAGCGGGCTGGCGGCATACAACAACAGCCTGGATTTAATGGCCAGTGCGCAGCCTTTGGTCATGCGGCCCCCTTCCACGTCGCTGGGCTGGCCTCCGCTGGAAGGCACCAAGGGCAGTGCTGCTGCAGACTGGTCCAGTTGGTCTGCCACATAGTTCACGCAATCATCATACGCAGTGCGGGGTAGTTGCATGTCATCCGCCGGCGCATCGGGTGCTACGGGATCATCGCCCACCAGCACCACGGGGCCATACTGGCGCATGAGCAGGAAATAAAAATAGGCGCGCAGGCAGCGGGCTTCCGCCTTGTACTGGTCTATGAGCTGCTGGCCGTTCAGTGCGCGGATCTCATCGTTTTCATCAATGTGCGCCATGAAGTAGGTGGCGGAACGGATACCGGCGTAGTAATAACCCCAGCTGTCAAAGGGCGGCCCGGTGGGACTGATGTTGCCAATATTCACATCATAGATCGGGTACTTGGACCAGGTAATGTCTGCTTCATCCGCGTTGCCCACCCAGGGGTTGGTGTTCCACTGGTCGCCGTCATCGTTGATGTAGCTGTATACGTTGGCCAGGTATTGTTCGGAAGTAGCTTTCTTTTTAAATACCTGGTCTATGGTCAGGCGGTCATTGGGCACCTGGTCCAGGTATTTGCTGCAACTGCAAAGCAGCAGGCAGCAACAGAGTATGAATACATGTTTCATGGATCAATAGCGTTAAAGGCTTAACGGAAAGAGAGTTTCATGCCGGCGTTATAGGTTTTTACCAGCGGGTATTGGGCGCCACGGCCATCACCCAGTTCCACATCCCACAGTTTAAAGCCGCTGAAAGTAGCCAGGTTGTTGCCTATGAAATAAAGGTTGATGGCGCTCAGCCCGGCCTTTTTGAGCCAGGGACGGTTGGTGAAATTGTAGCCAAACTGGAGGGTCTGTAAGCGCAGGAAGGCCCCGTTCTTCACCCACCAGGAACTACCTGCATAGTTCATATTATCATTGCCATAGGTGAGGCGCGGATACAGCGGGTGCGGATCGTGGTTCTCCGGGGTCCACCGGTCTGTGATCTGGGCCAGCAGGTTGCCTCTTTCGCCGCCCTGGCTGAAGGGCTGCAGGCCATCGCCATTCAGGGAAATGTCTACGTTGCTGATGCCTTTGAACCACGCGGCTACAAACCAGCCTTTCCAGGAGACCGTAGGCCCAAAGCCATACACGATCTCCGGGATGCTGCCATAGCCAATGGGGCCCTGGTCGTAGGAGTCAATCTTGCCGTCGCCGTTGAAGTCTTTGTACTTGATATCGCCGGGCATGTTGGTGCCGGACTGGTAAGGGCTGCTTAGTATTTCATCCTTGGATTGGAAAAGGCCCAGTGCCGTATAGCCGAAACGCTGGCCCATCTTGCGTCCTATGCGTTGTTGCCAGGGGTAGGGCCAGGGTGCATTGGCGTCATTGATCACCATGGCACGGTTCCAGGTGAAGTTGCCGCGGAAGCCTACCTGGAAATCGCCCCAGCGGTCGTTCAGCTCCAGGGTAGCGTCTATGCCGCGGTTGTGAACGGCGCCCAGGTTGGCATAAGGCAAACTACGTATACCCGTGTACGTTGGTACGTCGCCCCGCTGGCGGAAAATGCCGCTGCGCTGTTCATTGAACGCATCTACGGTAAGGGAGAGCTTGTCTTTGAGGGTTTTGATCTCCAGGCCCAGGTTGGATTTCTTTGCTTTTTCCCAGGTTACGGACACGGCGTAGTCACCAATATCCATACCGGTGCCGATATTATGATCAGTGCCATTGGCCCCGTAATCATAACCACCATTGCCATTGCCCACTGTAGCAATGTAGGCAAAGCGGCGGCCCCCGATGTTGGAATTGCCCACCAGGCCATAAGAGAAGCGCAGTTTCAGGAAAGAGATCTTATCCTCCATGCCTTTGAAGAAGGCTTCGTTAGACACCACCCAGCCTGCACCGAATGAAGGGAAGAAACCGAAGCGGTGATCTGGCGCAAAGGTCTCTGAGCCATTGTAACCAAAGTTTGCTTCCGCGAGGTAAGTGTCATTCCAGTCGTAAGTAAGCCTGCCTGCCAGGCCCATGTAACGGTAAGGGATAGAGCCGATGAAGTCATCGGAAAAAGCATCTTCCTTATCAGACTTATTGAAGAGCACCAGGCCACTCACATCGTGTTTGTGAAAGCTGCGCTTGTAGTTGATGGCTGCTTCTGTGTAGTACTGGCGGGTGCCGCCATTGCTACGGCTGTAGCCCAGGAAGTCCGTGCCCACGGAGGTTTTATCCAGCAGGAGGTTGCCCAGGCTATCGCGGCCGGTGGCCAGGTAGCCATCTACTGTTTTGGTGCGGCTGATGGTGTGGGAGTTGTAGTTGTCAAACGAGAACATGCCTGTAATGGACAGGCCGGGCACCCAGAAGCCCAGGTCCTGTGTTACCCGGATATTGCTCCACAACTGGCTCCTGAACTCCGTTACATAGCCGCTTTGGGTCAGCAGGTTGTAGGGATTGAAGATGTCACCCGTGCGAAGCTGGGAGTGCAAGCCATTGGAATAAATAGCCGGTATTACCACGGGCGGCAGCAGGTAAGCCGCGCCCCAGATGGCATCCACGCTGTTGCCGGGAAAGTTGCCGTTGCTGATCCAGCCGGAGGCGCCAAAATCCACCCTGGTGGTTTTGGTCACTTTCAGGTTCAGGTTGGACGTAAAATTATAGCGGGTGAATTTGATAGCGGAATTGTATTGCGCCAGCTGGTCTGTTTTGTACATCCCTGTTTCATCATAGTAGCCCACACTCAGGTAGTACTGCGCGTTTTCGCTGCCCCCGTTTGCGTTCACGCGGGCGCGGCGGTTCTGGCCGTATTTGTTGAACAATACCTTGAACCAGTCTACATTCGGGTACAGGTCGGGATCTTCGCCACTGGCGGTTTTGGCAATGCGGTCGTCGCTGTATTTGGGCAGTGGATCATTGGGATTGCTGTTGTGATAGGCTTCATTAGCCATTTTCATATAGGTGATACCGTCGGCAAACCTGGGAACGCGTGTGAATTGGGTAAGCCCCTGGTCGTATTGTGCATTGATGAGGGGGCGTCCTATTTTACCGGTTTTGGTCTGGATGAGGATCACACCATTAGCCCCGCGCACCCCATACACGGCGGTGGCCGATGCGTCTTTCAGGATGCTGAAGCTGGAAATGTCCTCGGGATCTACGTTGGCAAAGTCACGCTCCACCCCGTCCACCAGTACCAATGGGCTGGCGCTGGTAAAGGTAGAGATGCCGCGGATGTAGATCTCCGCATTGTCGTACCCCGGCTGGCCACTGCGCTGCACGCCGATGATGCCGGCCACACGGCCGGCAATGGCATTGGTCAGGTTAGCCTGCGGTAACTTCAGGTCTTCTGCCCGCACGGTACTTTGGGCGCCGATGAGGGTTACGCGTTTTTGCTGGCCATAGCCCACTACCACTACGTCTGCCAGGTCGGCTGTTTTCTCTCTCATTACCACCTGCATGTTGTCGCTTACGGCCACGGTTTGCGGCAGGTAACCGATGATGGAAAACTGGAGGGAATCGTTGCGCGAGGGCAGGTTGATGGTGAAGGCGCCATCCGCTTTGGTCATTGCATTGGCTGCGGCATATTTGCTGCGGATGGTAACGCCGGGCAGGCCCTGGCCTTTACTGTCGCGCACACTGCCACTGACGGTAATGCGCTGCTGGGGCGAGGGTTCTTTCCGGTGGATGATCACGGAATTATCCAGGATGTTATACGACAGTGGCTCATTTCGGAAACACTGTTCCAGCACGGTTTTCAACGGTTGATTGCTAACGCTGAGGGTCACCGGGCTGGCATTGGCGAGCAATTCATTTTCATAGATAAAGGACACGCCGCTTTGTGCCTGTATTTTGCGGAATACGTTTTCCAGGGCCATGTCCTTCACGTTGAGTGAAATATTTTGCGCCGGTAGGGCAACGGGAATAAGGGCCAGGAAAAGGGCGATACAGAAGGCCCGGACACACGGGCCTCCCGTCCGGTCGTGGCGACCGGTACGTGGAATGCAGTTCATGCTTGTTACAGTTTAATCGTGGTTCTTTTGGTTGATCTGTTTTTACAAAACAGTGATTACAATGTGCTGCTGTGTCAATTCATAACGGAGGGCGCCGGTGAGTTCCAGGCGTTTGAGCGCATCTTCAATGTGCGTGTAATGATCGATTCTTCCTGTAAAACGTCGGTTAAAGTTGCCGGTACCATGCACCAGCTCAATGCCGTACCAGTGTTGCATATCAGCGAGTACATCGCCCAACCTTTCATTGTCGAAGGCAAATTGCCCATGCATCCATGCAGTGACTACTTCCGTATCAGCGGGACGGGTGGTGAAATGGGCCCCGTCGAAGTAGGCCTGCTGTCCAGGATGCAACACCAGGGTGCGTTCCGGCATTACAACGTGTACGGCTCCGGTGAGCAAAGTGGAGCGGGTGCCACGGGGATCAAAGGCCTTGATGTTAAAGCTGGTACCGAGCGCCTGTATGGCCTGTTCCTGCACGTGCACGGTGAAGGGACGGGTGGCGCTGGCATTTACTTCAAAGAAGGCTTCTCCCTGCAGGTACACGTCGCGTTGGTCTTGCCCGAAGTACACCGGGAAACGCAGGGTGGAACCGGCGTTGAGATGTACCCGCGAGCCATCGGTCAGGGTGAGGGCAAAGGATTCTCCGTGTGGCGTACTGATGCTGTTGGTATCCGGCTTTACAGCGGTTGCATCCTGCGTGTAGGTGAGTTGTCCTTTTGCCTGTAACTGGGCAGAGGTGCCGGACGATTGGGCTACTACGCCCTTGCCGGCATCGCTGAGCGAAATTTTCCTGCCGTTGGCCAGCGTGAGCCAGACCTTTTCAGCGGGTGGTGAAGTACGGGCTACCGCGGGTGCCCCACTTCTGTTTGTATTCACATGACTATGCCAAAAGTAATAAGCGGAAACGCCAATTCCAAGTGCGATGCAGGCCGCCACGGCGCGTGCCCACCGCATGCGGCGCAGGCCCCCTGGTTTGCGGGCCATGGACACCTGCAGGCGCTGGGCTATTTCCAGGCCGGTGATGGTGTGGGCCAGCGGATCGCCCCGCCAGTGCTGGTCTTCCAGTTGCATCTCGTCCTGGTAGGCATGCAGTTCGGCAATGCCTTCCGCATCCAGCGTTCCATCCAGGAACTGCCGGTAGCGGGCCAGGAATTCTTCTTCGGTCATTGGATCTCCTTTGTAGTAAAGTATCAAAAAAATTGCCCCACACACATACAGGCAGGAAATTTTTTTCATTATTTTTCCGGCGTTATCAATTCCGCGTTTTCAAACCAGCATCATGTTCTACGATGAATTAACGGATGCGCAATTGTGGAATGCCGTACGCGCCGGTGACCAGCAGGCGTTTAACCGGCTGTTTGACCGGTACTGGACAGGGGTCTACAAGACTGCATATAAATACCTGAAGGATAAGCCAACGAGCCAGGAGATTGTTCACGATATTTTTCTAAGCCTGTGGAGCCGGAGGCAAACGCTTGAGATCACATCCTTCCCGGCCTTCCTGCTCACGGCTACGCGCTTCCAGGTATACAGCCGCAAAAGGGCGCCCCGTATCGTGCTGGCAGGCGATGAATCGGCGGTGCAGGACGTAGCGGGTGCCGGCGAGGCAGACCTGCGCATCCGCGAAAGTGAACTGCATGCACAGCTGCAACAACTCCTGCAGCAACTGCCCCAGCGCTGCCGGGAGATCTTTAACATGAGCCGCTTCCAATACCTGTCTAACGATGAAATAGCCCGGCAGCTGGGCATTTCCAAGCGTACCGTGGAAAACCAGCTCACCACGGCGCTGGCACATTTGCGCACGAATTTGAAAGATATTTCCGGGGTGCTTATTATTGCAATGTTTATTACCCATTTTTCCAAGTAACTGACCATCATGCGTATTCATGTTTTGCAGCATGTTTCCTTTGAAGGCCCCGGCTGCATTGCCCGCTGGGCCGCCGCCCGGGGACATGTGCTCACCACTTCCCTCCGCTCCTTCCCGGCTGTACATGATTTTGACGCCCTGGTGATCATGGGTGGTCCTATGGGCGCTTATGAAGATGACCAATACCACTGGATGCCTGCTGAAAAGGCATTGATCCGGGAAACCATTGCCAGCGGCAAAAAAGTGCTGGGCATTTGCCTGGGTGCACAACTGATCGCCAGTGTATTGGGCGCGGCGGTAAAGGCGGCACCGCAGAGAGAGATAGGCTGGTATCCTGTGCAACCCACGGCGGCCGCGAACCGGCATCTTTGGCTGGAGGCCGTGTTTGCAGACGCCCCTGTAGTATTTCACTGGCATGGGGATCAATTTGCTATTCCCGCGGGTGCAGAGGACCTGCTGACCAGTGCCGCCAACGTGCACCAGGCGTTTTTGGTAAACGACCAGGTGCTGGGATTACAGTTTCACTTGGAAGTGATGGAGGCTGATATGGAGGCAATGCTGGAGCATGGCGCTGAAGACCTGGCTCCCGGTGCCTATGTGCAAAACGCAGCGCAGATCAGGGCCGGCAGTCCCCACCTGGCGCGGGCTAACGCGCGGATGGTGCAGCTGCTGGATGGCTTTTTTGGCGGAATGGTGGCCCGGCTCCGTGCCGGCGACTGGGATGCCCACCAGCAGGTGATAGAGCGGTATCACCGCCTCCTCTTCCATTTTGTGTCCCGGATGATCCCCGATCCGCGGGTGGTGGAAGATATAGTTGTCGGGACGTTTAGTAAGCTCTGGGAGTACCGTTCCCGGGTTACGGACCTTGCCACGTTGCGCACACTTTTGTTTACTACTTCCAGGAATGATAGCCTGGTGCAAATGCACAACGACAAGGACCTGCTGCGCCGGTTTGGAAAATCGCCGGAGGCTGTGCCGGATGGCGATGAATGGGTGGAGCAGGTAATTGCCAGGGCGGATGTGTACGCGGAGATCTTAAAGGCGGTGGATGCATTGCCGGGGGAAATGCCGCAGCTTTTCGTGGAAGGTTTCCTGGATAAAATACCGGAGGCAGAGATGGCGGAGGCGAGGAAAGTTAGTACGGGCGCGATGACGCAGCAAAAAGCAGATAGCCTGGCGTTGCTCATGGAAAGGGTGAAGGAACAGGGAGCGGTGGCAATAAAGATATTACAGGACTGGTTAGCGGAACATCAGGATTGACAATGTTTCAATACGTTTTTAAACGCTTATGCGTCATACAAAAAGAAAGGGGCCGCAGCCCCTTTCTTTTTTATTTACTGC
Coding sequences:
- a CDS encoding bifunctional helix-turn-helix transcriptional regulator/GNAT family N-acetyltransferase, translated to MEFFDEVGKMAIGSRLRMLTETITADAQQIYALHKIDLQPKWFPVFYVLSSGKQKTITGIAKEIGHSHPSVSNIIQEMVKKGLVKEKKDPADGRRTLVSLSPKGKAYTERIKDQYLDVNAAIEEISDQANHDLWKAIGEWEFLLKQKSLLERVKAHQKLRESRQVRIVPYEKQYATAFRELNEAWIAKYFTIEPMDRAMLENAEANILGNGGYIFVALYKGEVAGVCALVKMDDPVYKYELAKMAVSPVFQGKNIGYLLGKAVLDQAKALGAQQVYLESNTMLKPAISLYHKLGFEKVTGHETPYARCNIQMAVRLGCEQ
- the xth gene encoding exodeoxyribonuclease III, producing MRIATYNVNGINSRLPVLLRWLEETKPDVVCLQELKAPQEKIPEAAIAAAGYKAIWHGQKSWNGVAILSRSAPIEEIRRALPGDDEDTHSRYIEANVGGIIIGGLYLPNGNPAPGPKFDYKLAWFQRLQQHAKTLLALGSPVVLTGDYNVMPTEKDVYKPERWVDDALFRPETRAAFKTLVDQGWTDAIRKLHPDETIYTFWDYFRDAYGRNAGLRIDHFLLSPEVDKRLLKAGVDKHVRGWEKSSDHAPVWIEVKD
- a CDS encoding discoidin domain-containing protein, translated to MQRYKKCMPWIALLASLCAGCKDHYDLPDQPVSSYTQIYMAQAYTSPAVYSLKISDTAQTMVYSANYGGAEAPTQDIVVNFSVDNALVDSFNQANGTSYPVLPEKTYVLGATSAVIPHGASSTGPLYISVKTGGEGAMDILKDFMLAVRIESANAKINDKLQTAFFKVRAQPNLADYTDYDRSHWNVISFSSQEASGEGPNNGRAIFCLDGDPNTYWHTQWAGGQPGPPHYITIDMGEVKTLHGLSFLPRQSDNSGKPQNVTVETSLDNVTWTSGGSFTLANNKDLQPQFLSSFRDARYFKVTINTSYNATYTHLAELNAF
- a CDS encoding RagB/SusD family nutrient uptake outer membrane protein, coding for MKHVFILCCCLLLCSCSKYLDQVPNDRLTIDQVFKKKATSEQYLANVYSYINDDGDQWNTNPWVGNADEADITWSKYPIYDVNIGNISPTGPPFDSWGYYYAGIRSATYFMAHIDENDEIRALNGQQLIDQYKAEARCLRAYFYFLLMRQYGPVVLVGDDPVAPDAPADDMQLPRTAYDDCVNYVADQLDQSAAALPLVPSSGGQPSDVEGGRMTKGCALAIKSRLLLYAASPLYNGNTEQATFVNKDGKPLISQAVDKEKWKKAADAAKAVIDLNLYHLYKDPGGDVSKSLQGIFFVAWNSEQIFVRKSNNLVAWDVNAMPRQAGGWCGVAATQEQVDAYFMKDGKSISASPLYVEKGFTDTLGTTFYNMYMNREPRFYTDITFNNSIFYGGNMKAAAPVSFFYGGPNGKGGHPTDWSRTGYLIRKNVGTQTNAGAGGTGQKQDRPEIIFRLGEIYLNYAEALNEYDPGNADIARYLNMIRERAGIPQYGSGTNALPVPGTQAEMRDKIHAERRIELAFESHRWFDIRRWKIAPNVMGDMHGMNINKDGNDFYRRQVASTHLFRSNNYWWPISQYDMDRSKLLVQNPNW
- a CDS encoding TonB-dependent receptor, producing MNCIPRTGRHDRTGGPCVRAFCIALFLALIPVALPAQNISLNVKDMALENVFRKIQAQSGVSFIYENELLANASPVTLSVSNQPLKTVLEQCFRNEPLSYNILDNSVIIHRKEPSPQQRITVSGSVRDSKGQGLPGVTIRSKYAAANAMTKADGAFTINLPSRNDSLQFSIIGYLPQTVAVSDNMQVVMREKTADLADVVVVGYGQQKRVTLIGAQSTVRAEDLKLPQANLTNAIAGRVAGIIGVQRSGQPGYDNAEIYIRGISTFTSASPLVLVDGVERDFANVDPEDISSFSILKDASATAVYGVRGANGVILIQTKTGKIGRPLINAQYDQGLTQFTRVPRFADGITYMKMANEAYHNSNPNDPLPKYSDDRIAKTASGEDPDLYPNVDWFKVLFNKYGQNRRARVNANGGSENAQYYLSVGYYDETGMYKTDQLAQYNSAIKFTRYNFTSNLNLKVTKTTRVDFGASGWISNGNFPGNSVDAIWGAAYLLPPVVIPAIYSNGLHSQLRTGDIFNPYNLLTQSGYVTEFRSQLWSNIRVTQDLGFWVPGLSITGMFSFDNYNSHTISRTKTVDGYLATGRDSLGNLLLDKTSVGTDFLGYSRSNGGTRQYYTEAAINYKRSFHKHDVSGLVLFNKSDKEDAFSDDFIGSIPYRYMGLAGRLTYDWNDTYLAEANFGYNGSETFAPDHRFGFFPSFGAGWVVSNEAFFKGMEDKISFLKLRFSYGLVGNSNIGGRRFAYIATVGNGNGGYDYGANGTDHNIGTGMDIGDYAVSVTWEKAKKSNLGLEIKTLKDKLSLTVDAFNEQRSGIFRQRGDVPTYTGIRSLPYANLGAVHNRGIDATLELNDRWGDFQVGFRGNFTWNRAMVINDANAPWPYPWQQRIGRKMGQRFGYTALGLFQSKDEILSSPYQSGTNMPGDIKYKDFNGDGKIDSYDQGPIGYGSIPEIVYGFGPTVSWKGWFVAAWFKGISNVDISLNGDGLQPFSQGGERGNLLAQITDRWTPENHDPHPLYPRLTYGNDNMNYAGSSWWVKNGAFLRLQTLQFGYNFTNRPWLKKAGLSAINLYFIGNNLATFSGFKLWDVELGDGRGAQYPLVKTYNAGMKLSFR
- a CDS encoding FecR family protein; this encodes MTEEEFLARYRQFLDGTLDAEGIAELHAYQDEMQLEDQHWRGDPLAHTITGLEIAQRLQVSMARKPGGLRRMRWARAVAACIALGIGVSAYYFWHSHVNTNRSGAPAVARTSPPAEKVWLTLANGRKISLSDAGKGVVAQSSGTSAQLQAKGQLTYTQDATAVKPDTNSISTPHGESFALTLTDGSRVHLNAGSTLRFPVYFGQDQRDVYLQGEAFFEVNASATRPFTVHVQEQAIQALGTSFNIKAFDPRGTRSTLLTGAVHVVMPERTLVLHPGQQAYFDGAHFTTRPADTEVVTAWMHGQFAFDNERLGDVLADMQHWYGIELVHGTGNFNRRFTGRIDHYTHIEDALKRLELTGALRYELTQQHIVITVL
- a CDS encoding RNA polymerase sigma factor; the protein is MFYDELTDAQLWNAVRAGDQQAFNRLFDRYWTGVYKTAYKYLKDKPTSQEIVHDIFLSLWSRRQTLEITSFPAFLLTATRFQVYSRKRAPRIVLAGDESAVQDVAGAGEADLRIRESELHAQLQQLLQQLPQRCREIFNMSRFQYLSNDEIARQLGISKRTVENQLTTALAHLRTNLKDISGVLIIAMFITHFSK
- a CDS encoding glutamine amidotransferase-related protein, which encodes MRIHVLQHVSFEGPGCIARWAAARGHVLTTSLRSFPAVHDFDALVIMGGPMGAYEDDQYHWMPAEKALIRETIASGKKVLGICLGAQLIASVLGAAVKAAPQREIGWYPVQPTAAANRHLWLEAVFADAPVVFHWHGDQFAIPAGAEDLLTSAANVHQAFLVNDQVLGLQFHLEVMEADMEAMLEHGAEDLAPGAYVQNAAQIRAGSPHLARANARMVQLLDGFFGGMVARLRAGDWDAHQQVIERYHRLLFHFVSRMIPDPRVVEDIVVGTFSKLWEYRSRVTDLATLRTLLFTTSRNDSLVQMHNDKDLLRRFGKSPEAVPDGDEWVEQVIARADVYAEILKAVDALPGEMPQLFVEGFLDKIPEAEMAEARKVSTGAMTQQKADSLALLMERVKEQGAVAIKILQDWLAEHQD